In Phyllostomus discolor isolate MPI-MPIP mPhyDis1 chromosome 3, mPhyDis1.pri.v3, whole genome shotgun sequence, a single genomic region encodes these proteins:
- the POP7 gene encoding ribonuclease P protein subunit p20 isoform X3 codes for MAENREHRGAIEAELDPVEYTLRKRLPHRLPRRPNDIYVNMKTDFKAQLARCQKLLDGGSRGQNACTEIYIHGLGLAINRAINIALQLQAGSFGSLQVAANTSTVELVDELEPETDTQEPLTRIRNNSAIHIRVFRVTPK; via the coding sequence ATGGCAGAAAACCGAGAGCACCGTGGGGCCATTGAGGCTGAGCTGGATCCCGTGGAGTACACCCTTCGGAAGCGGTTGCCCCACCGTCTGCCCCGGAGGCCCAATGACATTTATGTTAACATGAAAACTGACTTTAAGGCCCAACTGGCCCGCTGTCAGAAGTTGCTGGACGGAGGGTCGCGAGGTCAGAATGCATGCACTGAGATCTACATTCATGGCTTGGGCCTGGCCATCAACCGTGCAATCAACATTGCCCTACAGCTTCAGGCGGGCAGCTTCGGGTCTTTGCAGGTGGCTGCCAATACCTCCACTGTGGAGCTTGTTGATGAGCTGGAACCAGAGACTGATACACAAGAGCCACTGACCCGCATCAGAAACAACTCGGCCATCCACATCCGGGTCTTCAGGGTCACacccaaataa
- the EPO gene encoding erythropoietin, with the protein MKSKRQNLSTGKVRVGRLGQAGCVSLTLQTNPSSPVPASHQVWLCFLECPALLLLLSLLLLPLGLPVLGAPPRLICDSRVLERYILEAREAENVTMGCAEGCTFSENITVPDTKVNFYTWKRMEVEQQALEVWQGLALLSEAILQGQALLANSSQPSETLQLHVDKAISSLRSLTSLFRALGAQREAVSPPDTTASAEPLRTFTVDTLCKLFRIYSNFLRGKLKLYTGEACRRRDR; encoded by the exons ATGAAGTCAAAGAGGCAGAACTTGAGCACTGGGAAGGTTAGGGTTGGGAGGCTGGGCCAGGCGGGTTGTGTGAGTCTGACCCTCCAGACCAACCCTTCTTCTCCTGTTCCCGCCTCACACCAAGTCTGGCTCTGTTTTCTAGAATGTCctgccctgctgctcctgctgtcCTTACTGCTGCTTCCTCTGGGCCTCCCGGTCTTGGGCGCCCCCCCACGCCTCATCTGTGACAGCCGAGTCCTGGAGAGGTACATCCTGGAGGCCCGGGAGGCCGAAAATGTCACG ATGGGCTGTGCTGAAGGCTGCACCTTCAGTGAGAATATCACGGTCCCAGACACCAAGGTTAACTTCTACACCTGGAAGAGGATGGAG GTTGAGCAGCAGGCCCTGGAAGTCTGGcagggcctggccctgctctccGAAGCCATCCTTCAGGGTCAGGCCCTGTTGGCCAACTCCTCCCAGCCATCTGAGACCCTGCAGCTGCATGTGGACAAAGCCATCAGCAGCCTGCGCAGCCTCACCTCCCTGTTTCGGGCGCTGGGAGCCCAG AGGGAAGCCGTCTCCCCTCCAGACACAACAGCCTCCGCCGAGCCACTCCGAACATTCACTGTTGATACTTTGTGCAAACTTTTCCGAATCTACTCCAATTTTCTTCGGGGAAAGCTGAAGCTGTACACAGGGGAAGCCTGCAGGAGAAGGGACAGGTGA
- the POP7 gene encoding ribonuclease P protein subunit p20 isoform X1 — MRTLPFWERCCLLPSIFAKLPFSSVLEVWRSWAAPSIWASRHNATHSMAENREHRGAIEAELDPVEYTLRKRLPHRLPRRPNDIYVNMKTDFKAQLARCQKLLDGGSRGQNACTEIYIHGLGLAINRAINIALQLQAGSFGSLQVAANTSTVELVDELEPETDTQEPLTRIRNNSAIHIRVFRVTPK, encoded by the exons ATGCGCACTCTGCCCTTTTGGGAACGGTGTTGCCTACTACCTAGCATTTTTGCTAAGCTCCCCTTTTCTTCAGTTCTTGAGGTCTGGAGGTCCTGGGCTGCGCCTTCTATTTGGGCCAGTAGGCACAACGC GACACACAGCATGGCAGAAAACCGAGAGCACCGTGGGGCCATTGAGGCTGAGCTGGATCCCGTGGAGTACACCCTTCGGAAGCGGTTGCCCCACCGTCTGCCCCGGAGGCCCAATGACATTTATGTTAACATGAAAACTGACTTTAAGGCCCAACTGGCCCGCTGTCAGAAGTTGCTGGACGGAGGGTCGCGAGGTCAGAATGCATGCACTGAGATCTACATTCATGGCTTGGGCCTGGCCATCAACCGTGCAATCAACATTGCCCTACAGCTTCAGGCGGGCAGCTTCGGGTCTTTGCAGGTGGCTGCCAATACCTCCACTGTGGAGCTTGTTGATGAGCTGGAACCAGAGACTGATACACAAGAGCCACTGACCCGCATCAGAAACAACTCGGCCATCCACATCCGGGTCTTCAGGGTCACacccaaataa
- the POP7 gene encoding ribonuclease P protein subunit p20 isoform X2, whose protein sequence is MWRTHSMAENREHRGAIEAELDPVEYTLRKRLPHRLPRRPNDIYVNMKTDFKAQLARCQKLLDGGSRGQNACTEIYIHGLGLAINRAINIALQLQAGSFGSLQVAANTSTVELVDELEPETDTQEPLTRIRNNSAIHIRVFRVTPK, encoded by the exons ATGTGGAG GACACACAGCATGGCAGAAAACCGAGAGCACCGTGGGGCCATTGAGGCTGAGCTGGATCCCGTGGAGTACACCCTTCGGAAGCGGTTGCCCCACCGTCTGCCCCGGAGGCCCAATGACATTTATGTTAACATGAAAACTGACTTTAAGGCCCAACTGGCCCGCTGTCAGAAGTTGCTGGACGGAGGGTCGCGAGGTCAGAATGCATGCACTGAGATCTACATTCATGGCTTGGGCCTGGCCATCAACCGTGCAATCAACATTGCCCTACAGCTTCAGGCGGGCAGCTTCGGGTCTTTGCAGGTGGCTGCCAATACCTCCACTGTGGAGCTTGTTGATGAGCTGGAACCAGAGACTGATACACAAGAGCCACTGACCCGCATCAGAAACAACTCGGCCATCCACATCCGGGTCTTCAGGGTCACacccaaataa